A stretch of Imperialibacter roseus DNA encodes these proteins:
- a CDS encoding class I SAM-dependent methyltransferase — protein sequence MNTKNHYDQHLSHFYSWMVGDFEQKAAEQQTFFEKNGIIPESFGLAIDLGAGHGLQAIPLARLGFSVTAIDFSAVLLKELEERKGHLDISTIEADITDTYWHGSLKPELVVCMGDTISHLESFEQVETLTLTLSNLLTREGKLIYSFRDYSQALEDTQRFIPVNSDSNRIHTCLLEYFDNTVRVTDLLHEKQGDIWQQQVSSYTKLRLTSDMVSAMIEKSGLNVISEGVHNRMSYLIAQK from the coding sequence GTGAACACGAAAAATCACTACGACCAACACCTGTCACATTTTTACAGCTGGATGGTTGGCGACTTCGAGCAGAAGGCGGCAGAGCAGCAAACATTCTTTGAGAAAAACGGCATCATTCCTGAGTCGTTTGGTCTGGCCATTGACCTTGGTGCCGGCCACGGGCTTCAGGCAATACCGCTGGCGAGACTGGGCTTTAGTGTTACTGCTATCGACTTCAGCGCTGTGCTCCTCAAAGAGCTTGAGGAGCGCAAAGGCCACCTGGACATTTCGACTATCGAAGCCGATATAACTGACACATACTGGCACGGATCCCTCAAACCAGAGCTTGTCGTTTGTATGGGCGACACCATCAGCCATTTGGAAAGCTTCGAACAGGTCGAAACCCTTACCCTCACACTATCGAATCTGCTGACCAGAGAAGGAAAGCTTATCTATTCCTTTCGTGACTATAGCCAGGCGCTAGAAGACACGCAGCGGTTCATCCCTGTTAACAGTGATAGTAACAGAATACACACGTGCTTGCTTGAGTACTTCGACAATACAGTGAGAGTGACTGACCTGCTACACGAAAAACAAGGCGATATTTGGCAGCAGCAGGTGAGTTCGTACACCAAGCTCCGCCTAACCTCCGACATGGTCAGCGCAATGATCGAGAAAAGCGGATTGAATGTGATAAGCGAGGGTGTCCACAACAGAATGAGCTACCTGATTGCTCAAAAGTAG
- a CDS encoding DMT family transporter encodes MQAITLTGKEKWAALGLAALGSTMFSAKAVFIKLAYQFDISSIDLMSLRMLMALPFYAGILWWTNRKKEPMVITRKDIWRIVLYGIMGYYIASYFDFWGLEYVSASMERLILFIYPTLVVILSAIFTKKKVTKWEVLAIGITYSGMLLAFFDKIKIGGVHETLIGGSLIFVSALTYAIYLIGSGRLIPKFGTVRFTSLSMIVACIAVIFHNLIANGQLALLDFPWQIYTLALMIALISTVIPSFLISEAIKRIGSSEVAITGNIGPISTIILSMIFLHEVIGLWQWAGTAIVLFGVSLLSRKKG; translated from the coding sequence ATGCAAGCCATTACTTTAACGGGAAAAGAAAAATGGGCAGCGCTGGGCCTAGCTGCTCTCGGTTCCACTATGTTCAGTGCCAAAGCTGTGTTCATTAAGCTGGCCTATCAGTTCGATATTTCATCCATCGACCTTATGTCACTGCGAATGCTCATGGCCCTGCCTTTCTACGCAGGCATTTTGTGGTGGACCAATAGAAAGAAAGAACCGATGGTCATTACCCGCAAGGACATATGGCGCATTGTCCTGTATGGCATCATGGGTTACTACATCGCCAGCTATTTCGACTTTTGGGGACTGGAATATGTGAGTGCCAGCATGGAGCGGCTTATCCTGTTCATTTATCCAACGCTGGTGGTGATATTGTCTGCCATTTTCACCAAAAAGAAAGTAACGAAGTGGGAAGTGCTGGCCATTGGCATTACCTACTCCGGCATGCTCCTTGCCTTTTTCGACAAAATCAAAATAGGTGGGGTACACGAAACGCTGATTGGAGGCAGTCTCATTTTTGTGAGTGCGCTTACCTATGCCATTTACCTGATTGGCAGCGGAAGGTTGATCCCGAAGTTTGGTACGGTTCGCTTCACCTCATTGTCAATGATAGTGGCTTGCATCGCTGTCATCTTCCACAACCTCATCGCCAATGGGCAATTGGCCTTGCTTGACTTCCCCTGGCAAATCTATACCCTGGCATTGATGATTGCCCTCATCTCAACGGTGATTCCATCCTTCCTGATATCGGAGGCCATCAAGCGCATAGGCTCTTCGGAGGTAGCCATTACCGGAAACATCGGCCCCATCTCCACCATTATCCTGTCCATGATTTTCCTCCACGAAGTCATCGGCCTCTGGCAATGGGCTGGTACGGCGATTGTGTTGTTTGGGGTAAGCCTGCTATCTAGAAAGAAGGGATAG